Proteins from one Homalodisca vitripennis isolate AUS2020 chromosome 3, UT_GWSS_2.1, whole genome shotgun sequence genomic window:
- the LOC124356915 gene encoding uncharacterized protein LOC124356915, with the protein MRVTEEESDSKTIYCGNLSEEVTDEILYELFNQAGPVESVRRPKDQNGRPKSFAFILYKHECSVPYAIELFRFTKLFNRNLNLNSRSSLKHTPILDTHLSEFIVPPIPGNYGSESFYESNSINRKEQDIRNHWNGERGNRFERKHRREGNYRRDDNGKHNKGRDPDEPKSWAELNALKGKGSLPNGHHRSDLQGNLKCESSSRSEHPAMPDYNTLLQMGQQMMLPGMMGLPGMMNMISPMGLGPILGGNNMFPSMLGNMNGGEQSYNDRSRGKRDLQRDGRGARDHPYNERHHRDYRDDHRRHDRGYSSTRSSHDRERRDRRSR; encoded by the exons ATGAGAGTCACGGAAGAAGAGAGCGACAGTAAAACTATTTACTGTGGTAATTTGTCAGAAGAAGTAACAGATGAAATTCTGTATGAATTGTTTAATCAG GCTGGTCCTGTGGAAAGTGTGCGAAGGCCCAAAGATCAAAATGGACGACCCAAATCATTTGCATTTATACTCTACAAACATGAGTGCTCAGTACCTTATGCCATAGAATTATTcaggtttactaaattatttaataggaATTTGAACTTAAATAGTCGCAGCAGTCTTAAACATACTCCCATTCTTGATACACATCTCTCAGAATTTATTGTACCTCCCATTCCTGGAAATTATGGATCAGAGAGTTTTTATGAAAGTAATTCAATAAATCGCAAAGAACAAGATATTAGAAACCACTGGAATGGAGAAAGAGGTAACAGATTTGAACGGAAACATCGAAGAGAAGGGAATTATAGAAGGGACGATAATGGCAAGCACAATAAAGGTAGAGATCCAGATGAACCAAAATCATGGGCAGAACTCAATGCTTTGAAAGGTAAAGGATCATTACCAAATGGTCACCACAGGAGTGACTTACAAGGCAATTTAAAATGTGAATCCAGTTCAAGAAGCGAACATCCTGCAATGCCGGATTATAATACCTTATTGCAGATGGGACAACAAATGATGTTACCTGGCATGATGGGACTGCCTGGAATGATGAACATGATTTCCCCGATGGGGTTGGGTCCTATTCTGGGTGGTAACAATATGTTTCCTAGCATGCTAGGAAATATGAACGGAGGTGAACAGAGTTATAATGATAGGAGTAGAGGGAAAAGAGACCTTCAACGTGATGGAAGAGGTGCAAGAGATCATCCCTACAATGAGAGACACCACAGAGATTATCGGGATGATCACAGACGACATGATCGGGGGTATTCTTCAACACGTTCATCACATGACAGAGAGAGACGGGATAGAAGAAGTCGCTGA